One part of the Lachnospiraceae bacterium JLR.KK002 genome encodes these proteins:
- a CDS encoding transposase codes for MESADSIRFLYRHFLSKLTDKSLNAFYYACSYAKVDYSRFMNATASMALKLIPKSLETQPVFLCMDDTIVPKYGKKFEDVSKLFDHSAHNGSGYLNGHCFVSVMLCVPMWDKGKIVYQAFPLSYRMWQKEESKLKLAASMVRQAMPELQEKANVIILCDSWYTKGDLVSVVDEYPNLGLIGNARYDSVLYDLAPQPTGKRGRPAKHGKRLSAEKDFTLSDEKIGGYYIGMRRVLTNIFGTREVFAYVTATEKEGGSRRLFFSTVFPTQLQIFCAWQEKTPLNQTGSAWMDYIPLFLYSFRWKIEVSYYEQKTFWSLCSYMVRSRKGIEMLVNLINIAYCAMKLLPYQDEAFSKYRRESAQDFRFVLSERIRQEVFFATFVKKSESIIKSSALMRALKYLVQQKERYL; via the coding sequence CTGGAGTCAGCGGATTCCATCCGTTTCCTTTACAGACATTTCCTGTCAAAGCTAACAGATAAATCCCTGAATGCCTTTTACTATGCCTGCTCCTATGCCAAAGTGGATTATTCCAGGTTTATGAATGCAACAGCATCTATGGCATTGAAACTAATCCCGAAATCCTTAGAGACGCAGCCCGTTTTTTTATGCATGGATGATACCATTGTTCCCAAATATGGAAAGAAATTTGAGGATGTCTCAAAACTCTTTGACCATTCCGCGCACAACGGCAGCGGCTACCTGAATGGGCACTGCTTTGTAAGTGTCATGCTCTGTGTGCCAATGTGGGATAAAGGCAAGATTGTTTACCAGGCGTTTCCGCTTTCCTACCGTATGTGGCAGAAAGAAGAGTCAAAATTAAAGCTGGCTGCTTCCATGGTACGCCAGGCCATGCCTGAATTACAGGAAAAGGCGAATGTCATTATCCTATGCGACAGCTGGTATACAAAAGGGGATCTGGTTTCTGTCGTGGATGAATACCCAAACCTTGGCCTAATCGGAAATGCAAGGTATGACTCTGTCCTTTATGACCTTGCCCCGCAGCCGACCGGAAAAAGGGGCAGGCCTGCAAAACATGGGAAACGTCTTTCGGCGGAAAAAGATTTTACACTTTCGGATGAAAAAATAGGCGGTTATTATATTGGGATGCGCCGTGTCCTTACAAATATTTTCGGCACAAGGGAAGTTTTTGCCTATGTGACAGCCACAGAGAAGGAAGGCGGTTCCAGGCGCCTGTTCTTCAGTACGGTTTTCCCCACACAGCTGCAGATTTTTTGTGCATGGCAGGAAAAGACCCCCCTGAACCAGACGGGGAGTGCATGGATGGATTACATCCCCTTGTTCCTGTACTCATTCAGATGGAAGATAGAAGTCAGCTATTACGAACAGAAAACCTTCTGGTCACTATGCAGCTATATGGTGCGCAGCCGGAAAGGGATTGAAATGCTGGTTAATCTGATCAACATAGCTTATTGTGCGATGAAACTGCTGCCATATCAGGATGAAGCATTTTCAAAGTACCGTAGGGAAAGCGCACAGGATTTCAGGTTTGTGCTCAGCGAGCGGATCAGGCAGGAGGTATTTTTTGCCACTTTCGTGAAAAAGAGCGAAAGTATAATAAAATCATCTGCCCTTATGAGAGCCTTAAAATACCTTGTTCAGCAAAAGGAGCGCTATTTATAA
- a CDS encoding cell filamentation protein Fic, with amino-acid sequence MANTSLLYERLNAMEVRQINYQAETDERFERVFAYISEHEESSQKVFFDGQIYDAFSLIVNLIQKAEKEITLIDGYVDIGTLNLLSKKKSDVAVTIYTQKQTKLMKADVKNFNAQYPALKIKYTKISHDRFLILDRTTAYHVGASLKDAGKKCFGINLIQDTGIIKDILQRLDLETGE; translated from the coding sequence ATGGCAAATACATCTTTACTGTATGAGCGGTTAAATGCAATGGAGGTTCGCCAGATAAATTACCAAGCGGAAACAGACGAGCGTTTTGAAAGAGTTTTTGCGTACATATCCGAACATGAGGAATCCAGCCAAAAGGTATTTTTTGACGGACAAATTTATGATGCGTTTAGTCTGATAGTGAATCTAATTCAAAAAGCAGAGAAAGAAATCACTCTGATAGACGGATATGTAGATATTGGAACACTGAATCTGCTTTCAAAGAAAAAGTCTGATGTTGCAGTTACAATTTATACGCAGAAACAGACGAAGCTAATGAAAGCCGATGTTAAGAATTTCAATGCACAGTACCCGGCATTGAAAATAAAATATACCAAAATATCTCATGACAGGTTTTTGATTCTTGACCGAACGACAGCCTATCATGTGGGGGCGTCTTTGAAAGATGCAGGAAAAAAATGTTTTGGAATTAATTTAATTCAAGATACAGGTATCATCAAAGATATTCTGCAAAGATTGGATTTGGAAACAGGAGAATGA
- a CDS encoding ORF6N domain-containing protein, protein MADTEQTVLIKAKNDIQKISIESAESDIKSMTYVIRNQQVMTDSDLAMLYQVETRVLNQAVKRNISRFPERFRFQLTKEEYENLKSQFVISSLENDNGYGGRRKLPFVFTEQEIAMLSAVLRSDVAI, encoded by the coding sequence ATGGCTGATACAGAACAAACAGTTCTGATAAAAGCAAAGAATGATATCCAGAAAATAAGCATCGAATCAGCAGAGTCCGATATAAAAAGCATGACATATGTTATCCGTAACCAGCAGGTTATGACAGACAGTGATTTGGCAATGCTGTATCAGGTAGAAACGAGAGTATTAAATCAGGCAGTAAAGCGTAACATTTCAAGATTTCCAGAAAGATTCCGATTTCAACTGACGAAAGAGGAATATGAAAACTTGAAATCACAATTTGTGATTTCAAGTTTGGAGAATGATAATGGATATGGCGGGCGTAGGAAACTGCCATTTGTTTTTACAGAACAAGAAATTGCAATGCTTTCTGCTGTTTTGCGTAGTGATGTTGCTATCTGA
- a CDS encoding IS5 family transposase codes for MYKPINKLHHSFLDFNQPMGLHMNSDNRWIKLADRIPWDEFEVKYARLFPSGTGNVAKPFRMALGALIIQTKFQYSDRELVEQITENPYLQYFIGLPGYQEEAPFDASTLVLFRKRISAEMLMEVNEYLLAHKDDDNNTPPSSGNSGDNDALKEDTNKGTLTLDATCAPADIRYPQDISLLNEAREKLETIIYRFCKSYGLPLPRRYRRRARKDYLSFAKSKKHSAKKIRKALRKQLGYVARDIGYLEKFMSDGYAMTDKEISLYLTIITLYEQQKYMYDNKVHSVEHRIVSISQPWLRPIVRGKVKAPVEFGAKFDLSLDSEGYGRIEKISFEAYNESTCLIEAVERFKERTGYYPKRVLADQIYRTRENRSYCKEHGIRLSGPKLGRPSAAVKVDKKQEYQDNTDRIEVERTFSLSKRCYGMDCITTKLEETQLTSVALSVFVMNLFKIQRRILYALLYLIRFWCNWSRCKSWKLQIFA; via the coding sequence ATGTACAAACCTATTAACAAGTTACACCACTCGTTTCTCGATTTCAACCAGCCTATGGGACTCCACATGAACTCGGATAACCGCTGGATCAAACTGGCTGACCGAATCCCATGGGATGAATTTGAAGTAAAATATGCCAGACTGTTCCCGAGTGGTACGGGTAATGTTGCCAAGCCATTTCGGATGGCGTTAGGAGCCCTGATCATCCAGACCAAGTTCCAGTATTCTGATCGTGAACTCGTGGAACAGATCACAGAGAATCCATATCTGCAGTACTTTATCGGACTTCCCGGCTATCAGGAAGAAGCTCCGTTTGATGCAAGCACACTGGTTCTTTTTCGCAAACGCATTTCTGCTGAAATGCTGATGGAAGTAAATGAGTATCTTCTTGCTCACAAAGATGATGACAACAATACACCACCATCTTCCGGAAACTCCGGCGATAATGACGCTTTGAAAGAAGACACAAACAAAGGAACACTGACACTGGACGCAACCTGTGCACCGGCAGACATCCGTTATCCCCAGGATATTTCACTCCTGAACGAAGCAAGGGAGAAACTGGAAACCATCATTTACCGTTTTTGCAAATCCTATGGTCTTCCACTGCCAAGACGCTATAGAAGACGTGCCAGAAAAGATTATCTTTCATTTGCCAAAAGTAAAAAACATAGTGCAAAGAAAATCAGGAAGGCACTGCGCAAACAGCTTGGTTACGTTGCAAGAGACATCGGATATCTGGAAAAGTTCATGAGCGACGGATATGCGATGACAGATAAAGAAATTAGTTTGTATCTGACTATCATCACGCTGTACGAGCAGCAGAAGTACATGTACGATAACAAAGTACACTCAGTGGAACATCGTATCGTAAGCATCTCGCAGCCATGGCTTCGTCCTATTGTCAGGGGGAAAGTAAAAGCCCCAGTTGAATTTGGTGCAAAGTTTGATCTAAGCCTTGACAGTGAAGGATACGGACGCATCGAAAAAATATCGTTTGAAGCATATAACGAGAGCACCTGCCTGATTGAAGCGGTAGAACGCTTCAAGGAACGCACCGGTTATTATCCGAAACGTGTGCTGGCAGATCAGATATACCGGACCAGAGAAAACAGGAGTTATTGCAAAGAGCATGGGATCCGTCTGTCAGGACCAAAACTGGGCAGACCAAGTGCTGCAGTAAAAGTTGATAAAAAACAAGAGTATCAGGATAATACTGACAGAATCGAAGTGGAACGTACTTTTAGCTTAAGCAAACGCTGCTATGGCATGGACTGTATTACCACCAAGCTGGAGGAAACGCAGTTAACTTCTGTCGCATTATCTGTATTTGTGATGAATCTATTCAAGATTCAGAGGCGAATACTTTATGCTCTTTTGTATCTGATCCGATTTTGGTGTAACTGGAGCAGATGTAAGAGTTGGAAGTTGCAAATATTTGCTTAA